From Daucus carota subsp. sativus chromosome 6, DH1 v3.0, whole genome shotgun sequence:
CTTATAcgtggctcctgcattcttaagacCAAAGGCCATAACTAAgtaacaaaatacaccaaagtcagtgacGAATGATACCTTATGAACGTCGTTCTTGTCTATCCGGATCTGGTTGTATCCACTGAAACCATCCATGAAACTCAACATCTCGTGGCCAGCAGTGGCATCTATCAATGTGTCAATCCTCGGAAGAGGAAAGCAATCCTTTGGACAAGAATCGTTGAGGTccgtgaagtctacacacatcctccacttcccATTAACTTTCTTGACCATGACCAGGTTTGCCAACCACTTCGGGAACTGAATCTCCTCTATGAACCCAGCTTCCAACAATTTCTCAACCTCCTGTCTGATGGCTTCTAGCCTCTCAGGTGCAAAATTTCTTTTCTTCTACTGTATCGGCTTCCTTTCGGGATTAACATTCAACTTATGTGTCATGTAGGAGGGGTCAATACCTGGCATATCAGCAGCTATCCAAGCAaaaacatcacggttgttcctcaagaatttAACAAACTCAACCTTCAAGTCCTTGGGGAGTGAAACTCCAACAAAGGTAACCTTCTCCGGCTCATCAGGATATAGGGAGATAGGGACCAAGTCCTCGGCAGGCTTGCCTTTTCGTTCCTCCTCGCCCCTAACATCTAGATCTTCAATAGGCATAACTTGCCCCCCGACTCCTCCAGATTTCAAAGCCCCCGCATAAAAACTTCTAGCCATCTTTTGATGTCCTATTTCTTCTCCCACTCCGTTCTTAGtcgggaatttgatcttcaagtGGTAAGTAGATGGAATTTCTTTAAAAGCGTGTATCCCTGTTCTTCCAAGGATAGCATTGTAGGTTGATGAGGCTTTAACGACCAAAAAGTTCAACATACATGTGGCCTGTCTAGGCTCGGGTCCCATTGTTACCTGTAGTTGgatcattccttcaattttcgtCTCCGTGTTATTAAAACcgtatataggcatatctgaaGGTGTTAATTGTGAATCAGCATATCCCATCTTCTCATAAGCGTcgtggaagagtatatcaacaGATGCCCCATTGTCCACAAGGACTCTTTTCCTAAATGGATTCCCGATCACGGGTGTGATTACTAATGGATCGTCATGGGGGAACTTCACCCCTTCAAGTTATGAATCATTAAAAGTCAGACGAAGCTCAATTCTCGCcctcttcgggggttctccaacaATACTCATCACTTCCCGGGCATATGCCTTCCTCGAGTTACTAGATGTGCCAGCAGCGGTTGGTCCTCCAGAAATTACATTAACCACAGGTCCTCGAGGCTGATTCCTTCGATCGTCATTGTCTCTCCCTCGATCATCATTGCCTCGGGCATTCTTATCCCCCTCCTTGGTGTATCTGGACAACTTGCCTTTTCGGATCAATAACTCAATCTCgtccttcaactgccgacaatcatcggtcttgTGACCCGTATCTTTGTGGAACCTGCAGTATAGATCCTTGTTTCTCTTCTCAGGATCAGTTCTGATAGGCTTTGGCCATCGAACTCCTCCttccttctcaatttccatcaggATTTGACTTGTaggggcattcagccttgcataTTTGGTGAACTTCGGTCCTGATTTCTTCTTCGTGGATGACTTGTCATCATCTTCAGTCTTTGAATACTTGCTATTTGCATTGTACTCGGTGTCTTTTCCACGTTTCTTAGAGTTGGAGGCTTGTCCTTGGACAACCTGAGATTTCTTCAAACTTTCTTCCGCTTTGATATACTTCCCGGCTCTTTCCTGGAGCTCATTCATATTGTTcggggccctcttggctagtgtTCGATGGAAATTGTCATCCGTTGTTCCTTACTGCAGGGCAATCATTGCTACTTTCTGGTACAAGTCCGGGACCTTGAGCGCCTCCTTGGTGAAGCGGTTCATGTAATCTCGAAGGGACTTATTCCTGCCCTGGTGAAGGTTCATCAAAGAGGCTAAACTTTTGGCGTGGGTCTTACTTCCAATGAACTGACCTATGAAAGCTCGACTCAAATCAGCAAACGAAGATATCGAGTTAGGAGGTAGACGACTATACTAGTGTTGTGCCATCCCGCTCAAGGTTTGGGGAAAAGCTCGACACTTGATGACCTCTGTGAGAAgttgcaacagcaatgcattcatgaaggtccgtacatgattagcgggatcacccgttTCGTCATACGCCTTGATAGTGGGAAACTTAAACTTCCAagaaatccttgctgccatgatCTCCTCAGTGAATGGCGGGATAGGATTGTC
This genomic window contains:
- the LOC108225883 gene encoding uncharacterized protein LOC108225883; translation: MNELQERAGKYIKAEESLKKSQVVQGQASNSKKRGKDTEYNANSKYSKTEDDDKSSTKKKSGPKFTKYARLNAPTSQILMEIEKEGGVRWPKPIRTDPEKRNKDLYCRFHKDTGHKTDDCRQLKDEIELLIRKGKLSRYTKEGDKNARGNDDRGRDNDDRRNQPRGPVVNVISGGPTAAGTSRVKFPHDDPLVITPVIGNPFRKRVLVDNGASVDILFHDAYEKMGYADSQLTPSDMPIYGFNNTETKIEGMIQLQVTMGPEPRQATCMLNFLVVKASSTYNAILGRTGIHAFKEIPSTYHLKIKFPTKNGVGEEIGHQKMARSFYAGALKSGGVGGQVMPIEDLDVRGEEERKGKPAEDLVPISLYPDEPEKVTFVGVSLPKDLKVEFVKFLRNNRDVFAWIAADMPGIDPSYMTHKLNVNPERKPIQ